From Pieris rapae chromosome 3, ilPieRapa1.1, whole genome shotgun sequence, a single genomic window includes:
- the LOC110991513 gene encoding glutamyl-tRNA(Gln) amidotransferase subunit B, mitochondrial isoform X2, producing MVYTPGVHKKPYNKRSLIKQIQLEQDSGKSLHDIELKQSLVDLNRAGAPLIEIVFEPDLEDGEEAAALVKELVLIVQRLGVCSGRMEEGALRVDANVSIRREGDPLSTRTEIKNIGSIRGVASAVRYEIDRQRSVLEDGGTIINETRMWDAAAKVTVPMRDKEVVQDYRYMPEPNLPPLRVNLTTREDTKDIISVPLINDRIPELPAQSRTKLIEIHDLRPEIAIQLVNEPTLFDFFNSLMNEKRNPTKVANLLLNDLLTVLNKRKIDVNDCTINMEQLDELTDLLLQKKINLDICRSVLEEIIGNSKSPVAIVNEKGWSLVTDGEEITEQCRRVIEDNPKLVKQFRDGKVKVLRALLGILSKTSDNKLDMSLASKKMEELLRK from the exons ATG gtatATACACCAGGAGTTCATAAAAAGCCATATAACAAAAGATCAttgattaaacaaatacaattggAGCAAGATAGTGGTAAATCACTTCATGACAtagaattaaaacaaagtctTGTAGATCTTAATAGAGCTGGTGCACCGCTTATAGAAATTGTCTTTGAACCAGATTTAGAG GATGGAGAAGAAGCTGCAGCTTTAGTAAAAGAATTGGTATTAATTGTACAACGCCTGGGTGTATGTTCTGGTCGTATGGAAGAAGGTGCTCTGAGAGTAGATGCTAATGTTTCTATACGAAGAGAAGGCGATCCACTATCAACACGGACTGAG ataaaaaatattggctCCATCCGCGGTGTGGCCAGTGCGGTGCGATATGAAATTGATCGGCAGCGGTCAGTACTCGAAGATGGTGGGACTATTATCAACGAGACCAGAATGTGGGATGCCGCTGCCAAGGTCACAGTACCAATGCGAGACAAGGAAGTTGTCCAAGATTACAG ATATATGCCTGAACCAAATTTACCGCCTCTCCGTGTTAATTTAACGACAAGAGAAGACACAAAAGACATCATAAGCGTACCATTAATCAATGATAGAATACCAGAATTACCAGCACAATCGAGAACGAAATTGATCGAAATACATGATCTCCGTCCAGAAATAGCAATACAACTCGTCAACGAACCGACTCTGTTTGATTTCTTTAACAGTTTGATGAACGAGAAGAGAAATCCAACAAAAGTCGCCAATCTCTTATTAAATGATCTCCTGACTGTACTTAATAAACGGAAAATCGATGTCAACGACTGTACAATAAATATGGAGCAGTTAGACGAACTAACTGACTTGCTTctacaaaagaaaattaacttgGATATTTGTCGTAGTGTTCTGGAAGAAATTATAGGTAATAGTAAATCTCCAGTTGCAATAGTGAATGAGAAGGGATGGTCCCTTGTCACAGATGGGGAAGAGATAACAGAGCAATGTAGGAGGGTTATCGAAGATAATCCAAAGTTAGTTAAACAGTTTAGAGATGGGAAGGTGAAAGTTTTGAGAGCTTTACTAGGTATATTGAGTAAAACGTCTGATAATAAACTGGACATGTCACTAGCGTCTAAGAAAATGGAGGAGTTGTTaaggaaataa
- the LOC110991513 gene encoding glutamyl-tRNA(Gln) amidotransferase subunit B, mitochondrial isoform X1, producing MRSKLLYKYLNIHKRYSSQIAKKWQSVVGLEVHAQLNTESKLFSGAQNTFGGLVNNCVSLFDAAIPGTLPVLNRKCVELGVLAALAFSCRVNEVSSFDRKHYFYADLPAGYQITQQRAPLANDGVINFQVYTPGVHKKPYNKRSLIKQIQLEQDSGKSLHDIELKQSLVDLNRAGAPLIEIVFEPDLEDGEEAAALVKELVLIVQRLGVCSGRMEEGALRVDANVSIRREGDPLSTRTEIKNIGSIRGVASAVRYEIDRQRSVLEDGGTIINETRMWDAAAKVTVPMRDKEVVQDYRYMPEPNLPPLRVNLTTREDTKDIISVPLINDRIPELPAQSRTKLIEIHDLRPEIAIQLVNEPTLFDFFNSLMNEKRNPTKVANLLLNDLLTVLNKRKIDVNDCTINMEQLDELTDLLLQKKINLDICRSVLEEIIGNSKSPVAIVNEKGWSLVTDGEEITEQCRRVIEDNPKLVKQFRDGKVKVLRALLGILSKTSDNKLDMSLASKKMEELLRK from the exons ATGAGGtctaagttattatataagtatttaaatatacataagcGTTACTCATCGCAAATTGCAAAGAAATGGCAAAGTGTCGTGGGATTAGAAGTTCACGCTCAGCTAAATACAGAATCAAAGTTATTCTCCGGCGCCCAAAATACTTTTGGAGGATTAGTTAATAACTGTGTGTCCCTATTTGATGCTGCTATACCTGGCACATTACCTGTACTAAATAGAAAATGCGTTGAACTTGGTGTGTTAGCTGCATTAGCATTTTCATGTCGAGTTAATGAAGTCTCTAGTTTTGAtagaaaacattatttctatgCCGATTTGCCTGCAGGATATCAAATAACACAACAGAGAGCTCCTTTAGCTAATGATggtgttattaattttcag gtatATACACCAGGAGTTCATAAAAAGCCATATAACAAAAGATCAttgattaaacaaatacaattggAGCAAGATAGTGGTAAATCACTTCATGACAtagaattaaaacaaagtctTGTAGATCTTAATAGAGCTGGTGCACCGCTTATAGAAATTGTCTTTGAACCAGATTTAGAG GATGGAGAAGAAGCTGCAGCTTTAGTAAAAGAATTGGTATTAATTGTACAACGCCTGGGTGTATGTTCTGGTCGTATGGAAGAAGGTGCTCTGAGAGTAGATGCTAATGTTTCTATACGAAGAGAAGGCGATCCACTATCAACACGGACTGAG ataaaaaatattggctCCATCCGCGGTGTGGCCAGTGCGGTGCGATATGAAATTGATCGGCAGCGGTCAGTACTCGAAGATGGTGGGACTATTATCAACGAGACCAGAATGTGGGATGCCGCTGCCAAGGTCACAGTACCAATGCGAGACAAGGAAGTTGTCCAAGATTACAG ATATATGCCTGAACCAAATTTACCGCCTCTCCGTGTTAATTTAACGACAAGAGAAGACACAAAAGACATCATAAGCGTACCATTAATCAATGATAGAATACCAGAATTACCAGCACAATCGAGAACGAAATTGATCGAAATACATGATCTCCGTCCAGAAATAGCAATACAACTCGTCAACGAACCGACTCTGTTTGATTTCTTTAACAGTTTGATGAACGAGAAGAGAAATCCAACAAAAGTCGCCAATCTCTTATTAAATGATCTCCTGACTGTACTTAATAAACGGAAAATCGATGTCAACGACTGTACAATAAATATGGAGCAGTTAGACGAACTAACTGACTTGCTTctacaaaagaaaattaacttgGATATTTGTCGTAGTGTTCTGGAAGAAATTATAGGTAATAGTAAATCTCCAGTTGCAATAGTGAATGAGAAGGGATGGTCCCTTGTCACAGATGGGGAAGAGATAACAGAGCAATGTAGGAGGGTTATCGAAGATAATCCAAAGTTAGTTAAACAGTTTAGAGATGGGAAGGTGAAAGTTTTGAGAGCTTTACTAGGTATATTGAGTAAAACGTCTGATAATAAACTGGACATGTCACTAGCGTCTAAGAAAATGGAGGAGTTGTTaaggaaataa